One Deinococcus aestuarii DNA segment encodes these proteins:
- a CDS encoding TnsA-like heteromeric transposase endonuclease subunit, with the protein MVDLLGVTYLTHTGVLVEDAPITDLHSVPVDALAPVRVPRSYKGQPHLGGRYLFAGTGEHVLFESRLEQDALRFLDHGRAATHVAAQPLLLKFRVEGKKFGHYPDFLVDRRPERHLLLNVRTTAYLNTLKAHRAFSAARALADALGWAYQTWSEAPTAQNLNLRFLGGYRFPPYAFDDLAPRLLRACDGPTRLGDLCGRVSPEALARPVVFHLLWRQDLQADLTRPLSNATLVHPARES; encoded by the coding sequence ATGGTTGACCTGCTGGGCGTCACCTACCTCACCCACACGGGCGTCCTGGTGGAAGACGCACCCATCACCGACCTGCACAGCGTCCCGGTGGACGCGCTGGCCCCCGTGCGGGTGCCGCGCAGCTACAAGGGGCAGCCGCACCTCGGGGGGCGCTACCTGTTCGCCGGCACCGGGGAGCACGTGCTGTTCGAGAGCCGCCTGGAGCAGGACGCGCTGCGCTTCCTCGACCACGGGCGCGCCGCCACCCACGTCGCCGCCCAGCCGCTGCTGCTCAAGTTCCGCGTCGAGGGGAAAAAGTTTGGCCACTACCCCGACTTTCTCGTCGACCGCCGCCCCGAGCGCCACCTGCTGCTCAACGTGCGCACCACCGCCTATCTGAACACCCTGAAGGCGCACCGGGCCTTCAGCGCGGCGCGCGCCCTGGCGGATGCCCTCGGGTGGGCCTACCAGACCTGGTCGGAGGCTCCCACCGCCCAGAACCTCAACCTCAGGTTCCTGGGCGGCTACCGGTTCCCCCCTTACGCCTTCGACGACCTCGCCCCGCGCCTGCTGCGCGCCTGCGACGGCCCCACCCGGCTGGGGGACCTCTGCGGGCGGGTGAGCCCCGAGGCGCTCGCGCGGCCGGTCGTGTTTCACCTGCTGTGGCGGCAGGACCTGCAGGCCGACCTCACCCGGCCGCTGAGCAACGCGACGCTGGTCCACCCGGCCAGGGAGAGCTGA
- a CDS encoding DDE-type integrase/transposase/recombinase, with protein sequence MAGTPAATRLSIGMRVEHRGVAWQVTHLDGVEVRLQHVSGQTETMAFHQFVDLPLVRRLVEARKENAPRAPEHPLDIVFTSLDQKLQDEALRRLAHLREAVTGYRSGFPDQAEPHEPRPEYDPATTTQTQRFEAKAKELTSAGVKVTPRTLRFQRDEYGRRGLMALVDARKLRGTLPFGRNPTPVVEAARKVVGKAGDASTVTKKKHIEDVRDEVKALLAEGNLLFQGELPSYSSLARLLDALSRNQYTYKSAKLRRSIAGRPQRMYQMLTPTRVGEYVVIDASTYDVRGFDSITGRRIRHRLVVAIDVYSRCILAARFFENDPKGIDITFLLYDLIAPKPAPPEWPETALLPYIGLPEELIVVIHDLPEGTRLKAIPFAQPDNLVIDNGRIFISKVFASACERLGISLIIARPYTGNDKAHVERFFETARDGFCVYLPGYTGNNALNKGRNPEEEAYYFRHELENEFHLWLARVYHVRAHSELQAHDVPGAHATPLETFRAGISASGYLYVPTDPNLYQGLLETQWRKIHAYGVDYYGILYDAPELVALRNQDCPYSVKGGRWPFQVDKRDLRYLHFQHPDKGWIRLTRRDARHADAPFSNVHLEVARRTLIRTGGNPHKREEMSQALDELLSEGRASVAENAEQRRQEVRALHAREQAYEDQLRLDASDAATRGMEVLTPTPRLPERPLAVQVDEEGFGTVDDLEPNVANVFARGTTSYWDQEE encoded by the coding sequence ATGGCCGGCACCCCCGCCGCCACCCGGCTCTCCATCGGCATGCGCGTGGAGCACCGCGGCGTCGCCTGGCAGGTCACCCACCTCGACGGCGTGGAGGTCCGCCTCCAGCACGTCTCCGGGCAGACCGAGACAATGGCCTTCCACCAGTTCGTGGACCTGCCCTTGGTGCGGCGTCTCGTCGAGGCCCGCAAGGAGAACGCGCCGCGCGCCCCCGAGCACCCCCTGGACATCGTCTTCACCTCCCTCGATCAGAAGTTGCAGGACGAGGCCCTGCGGCGCCTGGCCCACCTGCGTGAGGCGGTGACCGGATACCGCAGTGGCTTCCCCGACCAGGCGGAACCCCACGAGCCGCGCCCCGAGTACGACCCCGCGACCACCACACAGACCCAGCGCTTCGAGGCCAAGGCGAAGGAACTCACCTCCGCGGGGGTCAAGGTGACCCCAAGGACCCTGCGCTTCCAGCGCGACGAGTACGGGCGCCGCGGCCTGATGGCGCTGGTCGACGCCCGCAAGCTGCGCGGCACCCTGCCGTTCGGCCGGAACCCCACGCCCGTGGTCGAGGCGGCCCGCAAGGTCGTCGGAAAAGCCGGGGACGCTTCCACGGTGACGAAGAAGAAGCACATCGAGGACGTTCGCGATGAAGTGAAGGCGCTCCTCGCTGAGGGGAACCTGCTCTTCCAGGGCGAACTGCCGTCCTACTCCAGCCTGGCGCGGCTCCTCGACGCGCTGAGCCGCAACCAGTACACCTACAAGTCCGCCAAGTTGCGGCGGTCGATCGCGGGGCGGCCGCAGCGGATGTACCAGATGCTGACGCCCACCCGCGTCGGCGAGTACGTCGTTATCGACGCGAGCACCTACGACGTGCGGGGGTTCGACAGCATCACCGGCCGCCGCATCCGCCACAGGCTGGTCGTCGCCATCGATGTTTATTCCCGCTGCATCCTCGCCGCGCGGTTTTTCGAGAACGACCCCAAGGGCATCGACATCACCTTCCTGCTCTACGACCTGATCGCCCCCAAGCCCGCCCCGCCGGAGTGGCCCGAGACGGCGCTGTTGCCCTACATCGGCCTCCCTGAAGAGCTCATCGTCGTGATTCACGACTTGCCGGAGGGCACGCGCCTCAAGGCGATCCCCTTCGCGCAGCCCGACAATCTGGTCATCGACAATGGCAGGATTTTCATCAGCAAGGTGTTCGCGAGTGCCTGCGAGCGCCTCGGGATCAGCCTGATCATCGCCCGCCCGTACACCGGCAACGACAAAGCCCATGTCGAAAGGTTTTTCGAGACCGCCCGCGACGGCTTCTGCGTCTACCTGCCGGGCTACACCGGCAACAACGCCCTCAACAAGGGGCGCAACCCCGAGGAGGAGGCCTACTACTTTCGCCATGAGCTGGAAAACGAGTTCCACCTCTGGCTCGCGCGGGTCTACCACGTCCGCGCCCATTCCGAACTTCAGGCCCACGACGTGCCCGGCGCGCACGCGACCCCGCTGGAAACCTTCCGGGCGGGGATCAGCGCCTCGGGCTACCTGTACGTGCCCACCGACCCCAACCTGTACCAGGGGTTGCTCGAGACCCAGTGGCGCAAGATCCACGCCTACGGCGTCGACTACTACGGCATCCTCTACGACGCCCCGGAACTCGTGGCGCTGCGCAACCAGGACTGCCCCTACAGCGTGAAGGGCGGCCGCTGGCCCTTCCAAGTCGACAAGCGGGACCTGCGCTACCTGCACTTCCAGCACCCGGACAAAGGCTGGATCCGGCTCACCCGGCGCGACGCCCGCCACGCCGACGCTCCCTTCAGCAACGTTCACCTCGAGGTCGCGCGCCGCACCCTCATCCGGACGGGGGGCAACCCCCACAAACGCGAGGAGATGTCCCAGGCCCTCGACGAGCTGCTCTCCGAGGGGCGCGCCAGCGTCGCCGAGAACGCCGAGCAGCGCCGCCAGGAGGTTCGGGCCCTGCACGCGAGGGAGCAGGCCTACGAGGACCAGCTGCGGCTGGACGCCAGCGACGCCGCGACCCGCGGCATGGAAGTGCTGACCCCCACGCCCAGGCTCCCCGAGCGGCCGCTGGCGGTGCAGGTCGACGAGGAGGGCTTCGGCACCGTCGATGACCTCGAGCCGAACGTCGCCAACGTGTTTGCCCGGGGAACCACGTCCTACTGGGACCAGGAGGAGTGA
- a CDS encoding AAA family ATPase yields MPQLERPTGPVALRGYRDRDRILDVQGWRRFVNRPVPPRPVMPNRETWRGWSEAQRQEFNRARHLYHANFPPIATPDLQDFHNQMLLQLWKNIDGDDGTPPGGLLDGPRTLGKTTILKWLARRFELEFTERYPAEDPAQQHLVIPVAYLGMSAGATPKDLSLGLARFFNFPLPTNTKGITRGDITAAVLEAIALHQTQLLCVDDAHFINMYTDAGRLANDHLKEITEKSRCTLIFTGIDCEGSGLLAEGRGPDGARKSQLGGRLIYKAITPMTRDGAAWTGVLADLERTLVLAGLHPGTLTDGLSDYLYDRTKGYIGPLMNLARKATRVSVDTGLETLTEPLLAGIRLDRASEIPDQPEPAKKPRKSRTSGRTR; encoded by the coding sequence ATGCCCCAGCTCGAACGGCCCACCGGCCCCGTCGCCCTGCGGGGCTACCGCGACCGGGACCGCATCCTCGACGTCCAGGGCTGGCGGCGGTTTGTGAACCGCCCGGTCCCCCCGCGCCCCGTGATGCCGAACCGGGAGACCTGGCGTGGCTGGAGTGAGGCCCAGCGGCAGGAGTTCAACCGGGCCCGGCACCTCTACCACGCGAACTTCCCGCCCATCGCCACCCCCGACCTGCAGGATTTTCACAACCAGATGCTGCTGCAGCTCTGGAAAAACATCGACGGGGACGACGGCACCCCGCCCGGCGGCCTGCTGGACGGCCCGAGGACGCTCGGCAAAACGACCATCCTCAAGTGGCTGGCCAGGCGGTTCGAGTTGGAATTCACCGAGCGGTACCCCGCCGAGGATCCCGCGCAGCAGCACCTGGTGATCCCGGTGGCCTACCTCGGCATGAGCGCCGGGGCCACACCCAAAGATCTCAGCCTGGGCCTCGCGCGCTTTTTCAACTTTCCCCTGCCCACCAACACCAAGGGCATCACCCGCGGGGACATCACGGCGGCGGTACTCGAGGCGATCGCCCTCCATCAAACGCAACTGCTGTGCGTGGACGACGCGCATTTCATCAACATGTACACCGATGCCGGACGGCTCGCGAACGACCATCTCAAGGAGATCACGGAGAAAAGCCGCTGCACGCTCATCTTCACCGGCATCGACTGTGAGGGCTCCGGCCTGCTGGCCGAGGGCCGGGGACCCGATGGGGCCCGCAAGAGCCAGCTCGGCGGCCGCCTCATCTACAAGGCGATCACCCCGATGACCCGGGACGGTGCCGCCTGGACGGGCGTTCTGGCCGACCTCGAGCGGACCCTGGTGCTCGCTGGCCTGCACCCCGGCACCCTGACGGACGGGCTGAGCGACTACCTGTATGACAGGACAAAGGGGTACATCGGCCCCCTGATGAACCTGGCCCGCAAGGCCACCCGGGTGAGCGTGGACACCGGGCTGGAGACCCTCACCGAGCCCCTGCTGGCGGGCATCCGGCTCGACCGCGCCTCGGAAATCCCTGATCAGCCCGAGCCCGCCAAAAAGCCCAGGAAGTCCAGAACGTCCGGGAGGACACGATGA
- a CDS encoding TniQ family protein — translation MTGPLLSLPLIPLPLRLPPIEGEGFPSYLDRIVAQLPLPVALTVLLYRLGLQESERGAEARAHTGVSLSAQQLRNAAFTLRLPEERLRAMLLTHFDGVAVDFRGLDPDDPDSARRVGLREWAYLVGSHYCPACLAEDQAWRLAWRLPFSFACVRHGALLRDTCPRCGRRAGNLREEYGGGPAYATQKRQPGFCMNPPATGEAGVGRGARFCGQDLTAVPGLSLRRAPRLLKTQARLDAALEARHDPVSGLPALAFFQALRSLCALLLYVAEPGDLGPLPPKVLDAFGRHVEERQHRLAQRQSERRPQGGRSGPLMRFYGATPTSAALMAALLPWAAEALTPAQPGTLNVPELAERLRPLVERLRARGQGHLRMVAKDFNFQGPLLDAFHAVLSGRAGFDHRLGLLSPYAPARRAYDFTVDDVPALLWEDEFRAHFAPLFEDSDLGERTSRAVCSLALVRLSALLPWEAACAALELPATYACGACNKAMGVLSSAQTEEAFARALHGLAARLEAQPARANYRARREALRDLRAVAVTARELSLAGSFVNPGKAAARHQHSAAFVWEQITGGDWRGAPAMREREKRTASAGELYGRFLDEKLPALRPFLLEQAAALAAGVDPGHPRLTRGLES, via the coding sequence ATGACCGGCCCGCTGCTCTCGCTGCCCCTGATTCCCCTGCCGCTGCGCCTCCCGCCCATCGAGGGCGAAGGTTTCCCGAGCTACCTCGACCGCATCGTCGCCCAACTGCCCCTGCCGGTCGCGCTCACGGTCCTGCTCTACCGCCTCGGGCTGCAGGAGAGCGAGCGGGGCGCGGAGGCCCGCGCCCACACCGGCGTTTCGCTCAGCGCGCAGCAGCTCCGAAATGCGGCGTTCACGCTGCGGCTGCCCGAGGAGCGCCTGCGGGCGATGCTTCTTACCCACTTCGACGGGGTCGCGGTGGACTTCCGCGGACTCGACCCGGACGATCCCGACAGCGCGCGGCGCGTCGGGCTGCGGGAGTGGGCGTACCTGGTGGGCTCGCACTACTGCCCGGCCTGCCTCGCCGAGGACCAGGCCTGGCGGCTGGCTTGGCGGCTGCCCTTCTCCTTCGCCTGCGTGCGCCACGGGGCGCTGCTGCGGGACACCTGCCCGCGCTGCGGGCGGCGCGCGGGAAACCTGCGCGAGGAGTACGGGGGTGGGCCAGCCTACGCCACGCAGAAGCGCCAGCCGGGCTTCTGCATGAACCCGCCCGCCACCGGGGAGGCGGGCGTCGGCCGCGGCGCCCGCTTCTGCGGCCAGGACCTCACGGCGGTGCCCGGGCTCAGCCTGCGGCGCGCGCCGCGGCTGCTGAAGACCCAGGCGCGGCTCGACGCGGCGCTGGAGGCCCGGCACGACCCGGTCTCCGGGTTGCCCGCGCTGGCCTTCTTCCAGGCGCTGCGCAGCCTCTGCGCGTTGCTGCTGTACGTGGCCGAACCCGGGGACCTCGGGCCGCTGCCGCCCAAGGTCCTCGACGCCTTCGGTCGCCACGTCGAGGAGCGGCAGCACCGGCTCGCGCAGCGCCAGAGCGAGCGCCGCCCGCAGGGGGGGCGCAGCGGCCCCCTGATGCGCTTCTACGGGGCGACCCCGACCAGCGCGGCGCTGATGGCGGCGCTGCTGCCCTGGGCCGCCGAGGCGCTCACGCCGGCGCAGCCGGGCACCCTGAACGTCCCCGAACTCGCCGAGCGGCTGCGCCCCCTGGTGGAGCGGTTGCGCGCCCGCGGGCAGGGCCACCTGCGGATGGTCGCCAAAGACTTCAACTTTCAGGGCCCGCTGCTGGACGCCTTTCACGCGGTGCTGTCGGGGCGCGCGGGCTTTGACCACCGGCTGGGCCTGCTGTCCCCCTACGCGCCCGCGCGCCGCGCGTACGACTTCACGGTCGACGACGTCCCGGCGCTGCTGTGGGAGGACGAGTTCCGGGCGCACTTCGCGCCGCTCTTCGAGGACTCCGACCTGGGGGAGAGGACGAGCCGGGCGGTCTGCAGCCTCGCCCTGGTGCGGCTGTCGGCGCTGCTGCCCTGGGAGGCGGCCTGCGCGGCGCTCGAGCTGCCTGCCACCTACGCCTGCGGGGCCTGCAACAAGGCGATGGGGGTCCTGAGCAGCGCCCAGACCGAGGAGGCGTTCGCGCGGGCGCTGCATGGGCTCGCCGCGCGCCTGGAGGCCCAGCCTGCCCGGGCCAACTACCGCGCGCGCCGGGAAGCCCTGCGGGACCTGCGGGCGGTTGCCGTCACCGCCCGGGAGCTCAGCCTCGCGGGCAGCTTCGTCAACCCCGGAAAGGCGGCCGCGCGGCACCAGCACTCGGCGGCCTTCGTCTGGGAGCAGATCACCGGCGGGGACTGGCGCGGCGCGCCGGCGATGCGGGAGCGGGAAAAGCGCACAGCGTCCGCTGGTGAGCTGTACGGGCGGTTCCTGGACGAGAAGCTCCCCGCGCTGCGCCCGTTCCTGCTCGAGCAGGCGGCGGCGCTGGCCGCCGGGGTCGACCCGGGCCACCCGCGGCTGACGAGGGGACTTGAGAGCTGA